CCTGGCCGATTTGGCGCAAGGCGCAGAAGTCAGCATTGATAACCAAATTGTGACGCTTTGCCAGGACATTGCACGCGGACATAAATTTGCGTTAAGCCGGATCGCAAAAGGCGAAAACGTCATTAAATATGGTTTGCCGATCGGTCATGCGCTGGCGGATATTGCGGTGGGGGAGCATATCCACGCCCACAATACTCGCACGAATCTGAGCGATCTGGATACGTATCGCTATCAACCCGATTTTCAGGCCGAAGAAGCACAGCCTGCCGATCGCAATGTGCAGATCTATCGCCGCGCCAACGGCGAGGTGGGTGTGCGCAACGAATTGTGGATTTTGCCGACGGTCGGCTGCGTGAACGGTATTGCACGCCAGATCCAGACTCGCTTCCTGAAGGAGACCAACGACGCCGAAGGTACTGACGGCGTGCATCTCTTCAGCCACACTTACGGCTGTTCTCAGTTGGGTGACGATCACATCAATACCCGCACCATGCTGCAAAATATGGTGCGCCATCCGAATGCCGGAGCGGTGCTGGTGATTGGCCTTGGCTGTGAAAACAACCAGGTGGATGCCTTCCGCGAAACGCTGGGCGAGTTTGATGCCGATCGCGTTCACTTTATGATCTGTCAGCACCAGGACGATGAAGTGGAAGCGGGCATCGAGCATCTTCATCAGCTGTATAACGTGATGCGTCACGACAAGCGCGAACCGGGCAAACTGAGCGAACTGAAGTTCGGTCTGGAGTGCGGTGGTTCAGATGGCCTGTCTGGCATCACTGCCAACCCGATGCTGGGACGCTTCTCCGATTACGTGATTGCCAATGGCGGAACAACCGTGTTGACTGAAGTGCCGGAAATGTTTGGCGCAGAGCAATTGCTGATGACGCATTGCCGTGATGAAGAGACGTTTGAAAAACTGGTCACCATGGTCAATGACTTCAAGCAGTACTTCATTGCCCATAACCAGCCGATCTACGAGAACCCTTCACCGGGCAACAAAGCGGGTGGTATCACGACGCTTGAGGATAAATCGCTGGGCTGCACCCAGAAAGCGGGGGCCAGTCAGGTAGTGGATGTGCTGCGCTACGGCGAGCGTCTGAAAACGCCGGGCCTGAATCTGCTGAGCGCACCGGGTAATGATGCTGTCGCCACTAGTGCGCTGGCGGGGGCAGGTTGCCACATGGTGCTGTTCAGTACCGGTCGCGGCACACCCTACGGTGGCTTTGTACCGACGGTGAAAATCGCCACGAACAGTGAGCTGGCGGCAAAGAAAAAGCACTGGATCGATTTTGATGCCGGGCAACTGATCCACGGTAAAGCGATGCCGCAGCTACTCAATGAGTTCGTCGATACGATCGTTGATTTTGCCAATGGTAAGCAGACCTGCAACGAGCGTAATGACTTCCGGGAACTGGCGATCTTCAAAAGCGGCGTGACGTTATAAAACGATTGCTTTAAAATTGAAACGGCGTTTCATATAATGGGGCGCCGTTTCTTTTTGCCTGTCTACAGGGACTCTTCATGACCGCGTATTGGTTGGCTCAGGGCGTTGGCGTCATCGCCTTTCTGATTGGTATTACCACCTTTTTCAACCGCGACGAACGTCGTTTCAAACTGCAACTTGCCGTCTATAGCGCCACCATTGGCGTGCATTTCTTTTTGATGGGTGCCGCCCCTGCCGGGATGAGTGCCGAGCTTAACACCGTCCGTACGCTGATTTCGATGTATACCCGGCGGCTTTGGGTGATGACCGTTTTCATCGTGCTCACGCTGGTTCTCGGCCTGGCAAAACTGCAACATGCGATGGAACTGTTGCCCATTATGGGCACACTCGCCAGCACCTGGGCGCTGTTTCGCTGCAAAGGGTTAACCGTGCGTTGCGTGATGTGGTGTGCCACGGCCTGTTGGGTCATTCATAACTTCTGGTTGGGATCGATTGGCGGTACGCTTATTGAGGGCAGCTTTTTGGTGATAAATGGTCTCAATATCATCCGCTTCAGACGTATGCAAAAACGCGGTATTGATCCTTTCAGAATGGAGAATGCAGCGTCGCAGGAAAACCCCTCCGCACGTTGACGGAGGGGGAAGAGATTAACCGCGCAGTGCGTTGTTTGCCAGACGTTCGTCTTCTGCCTGGCAGGCCGCTGCGGTGAACAGCACGTCAGTCGACGAGTTCAGCGCCGTTTCGCAGGAATCCTGCAGCACGCCGATGATGAAGCCGACGGCTACCACCTGCATGGCAATATCGTTAGGGATACCGAACATATTGCACGCCAGCGGGATCAGCAGCAGGGAGCCCCCCGCCACACCCGACGCGCCACACGCGCACAGCGAGGCAACCACGCTCAGTAACAGCGCCGTCGGGAGATCCACCGGAACGCCTAACGTGTTAACTGCGGCCAGCGTCAGGACGGTAATGGTGATCGCCGCTCCGGCCATATTGATGGTCGCGCCCAGCGGGATAGAGACGGAGTAGGTATCCCGGTCCAGGTTCAGCTTTTCACACAACGCCATGTTTACCGGGATATTGGCGGCTGAACTGCGGGTAAAGAAGGCATAAACACCGCTTTCACGCAGACAGGCCATGACCAGCGGATACGGGTTACGGCGAATCTTCCAGAATACCAGCAGCGGGTTAATGACCAGCGCGACCAGCAGCATACAGCCAATCAGCACGACCAGCAGTTGCGCGTAGCCCCACAGCGTTGCAAAACCGGTCGTGGCGAGCGTGGATGATACCAGCCCAAAGATACCGATAGGGGCGAAACGGATAACCAGTTTCACCATGAAGGTCACGGCGTTTGCCATGTCATTAACGAGATTTTTTGTCGTCTCATTACCGTGGCGAAACGCAAAGCCCAAACCTACGGCCCAGACCAGAATACCAATGTAGTTCGCATTGAGCAGGGCATCAATCGGGTTGGTGACCATGCTCATCAGCAGGCCGCGTAACACTTCTACAATCCCAGAGGGCGGTACGATATCCCCAGCGCTGGTGGATAAATGCAGCGTTGACGGAAATGCAAAGCTGAACACCACCGCCGCCAGGGCAGCAGAAAATGTGCCCAGCAGATACAGGAACAGAATCGGACGGATATTGGTTTTCTGACCCTGCTGGTGATTGGCGATAGACGCCATAACCAGCGTTAGCACCAGGACAGGGGCAACGGCTTTCAGGGCGCCAACAAACAGCGTTCCCAGCAGGCCCGACGCTTCT
This Citrobacter enshiensis DNA region includes the following protein-coding sequences:
- a CDS encoding UxaA family hydrolase is translated as MQYIRIHSLDNVAVALADLAQGAEVSIDNQIVTLCQDIARGHKFALSRIAKGENVIKYGLPIGHALADIAVGEHIHAHNTRTNLSDLDTYRYQPDFQAEEAQPADRNVQIYRRANGEVGVRNELWILPTVGCVNGIARQIQTRFLKETNDAEGTDGVHLFSHTYGCSQLGDDHINTRTMLQNMVRHPNAGAVLVIGLGCENNQVDAFRETLGEFDADRVHFMICQHQDDEVEAGIEHLHQLYNVMRHDKREPGKLSELKFGLECGGSDGLSGITANPMLGRFSDYVIANGGTTVLTEVPEMFGAEQLLMTHCRDEETFEKLVTMVNDFKQYFIAHNQPIYENPSPGNKAGGITTLEDKSLGCTQKAGASQVVDVLRYGERLKTPGLNLLSAPGNDAVATSALAGAGCHMVLFSTGRGTPYGGFVPTVKIATNSELAAKKKHWIDFDAGQLIHGKAMPQLLNEFVDTIVDFANGKQTCNERNDFRELAIFKSGVTL
- a CDS encoding YgjV family protein gives rise to the protein MTAYWLAQGVGVIAFLIGITTFFNRDERRFKLQLAVYSATIGVHFFLMGAAPAGMSAELNTVRTLISMYTRRLWVMTVFIVLTLVLGLAKLQHAMELLPIMGTLASTWALFRCKGLTVRCVMWCATACWVIHNFWLGSIGGTLIEGSFLVINGLNIIRFRRMQKRGIDPFRMENAASQENPSAR
- the sstT gene encoding serine/threonine transporter SstT; protein product: MKSSTSGLLARLSQGSLVKQILIGLVLGVLLALVSKPAAEASGLLGTLFVGALKAVAPVLVLTLVMASIANHQQGQKTNIRPILFLYLLGTFSAALAAVVFSFAFPSTLHLSTSAGDIVPPSGIVEVLRGLLMSMVTNPIDALLNANYIGILVWAVGLGFAFRHGNETTKNLVNDMANAVTFMVKLVIRFAPIGIFGLVSSTLATTGFATLWGYAQLLVVLIGCMLLVALVINPLLVFWKIRRNPYPLVMACLRESGVYAFFTRSSAANIPVNMALCEKLNLDRDTYSVSIPLGATINMAGAAITITVLTLAAVNTLGVPVDLPTALLLSVVASLCACGASGVAGGSLLLIPLACNMFGIPNDIAMQVVAVGFIIGVLQDSCETALNSSTDVLFTAAACQAEDERLANNALRG